The following proteins are encoded in a genomic region of Chaetodon auriga isolate fChaAug3 chromosome 8, fChaAug3.hap1, whole genome shotgun sequence:
- the rps19 gene encoding small ribosomal subunit protein eS19, with protein MPGVTVKDVNQQEFVRALAAFLKKSGKLKVPDWVDLVKLGKHKELAPSDENWFYIRAASTVRHLYLRGGAGVGSMTKIYGSRQRNGVCPAHYSVGSKNVARKVLQALELLKMIEKDPNGGRRLTAQGTRDLDRIAGQVAAANKKTV; from the exons ATGCCAGGTGTCACAGTGAAAGACGTCAACCAGCAGGAGTTTGTCCGTGCCCTGGCGGCCTTCCTGAAGAa GTCAGGAAAGCTGAAGGTGCCTGACTGGGTGGACCTTGTAAAGCTGGGTAAGCACAAGGAGTTGGCCCCCAGTGATGAAAACTGGTTCTACATCAGAGCCG CATCCACAGTCCGTCACCTGTACCTCCGTGGAGGTGCTGGTGTTGGCTCCATGACCAAGATCTATGGAAGTCGCCAGAGGAATGGTGTATGCCCTGCCCACTACAGTGTAGGATCCAAGAATGTGGCTCGTAAGGTTCTTCAGGCCCTTGAGCTGCTCAAGATGATTGAGAAGGATCCCAATGG CGGTCGCAGACTAACTGCCCAGGGAACCAGAGACCTGGATAGAATTGCTGGCCAG gttgcAGCTGCAAACAAGAAAACTGTTTAA